In Fibrobacterota bacterium, the sequence GCGATCCGTGCAGGATGATGGGGACGCGCGCGCCCAATTTGTGGCCCACCGTGGTGGAAACGCTCTTGTACATCTGCTCCACGTGGCGGGCGGCGAATTGGGCGATGAGGTCGGAGCCTTGCGGGAAATAGATGTCGAAATGCTCGGTCCGGTAATACGACCATTTGAATTGGTGGTATTGCACCTTGTTCTGGCCGAAGTTCTGGGCCTGGGGGCGGATGGGGAAAAGCAGGACGGCGGCCAGTACCAGAACGGCGCGCAACTTCGTAATCAAGCGGGCTCTCCTTGCAAGCGGGCTTCGGCCCAATCCAAAAGGCGCGGTTCGGCTCCCGTGGACAGCAGGTCCCCGGGGAGTTCGGCGGAGAAGCGATCCAGGCATTGGGCGATCTCGGCCGCCGAAAGCTGCCCGGGGGCCACCGCCTGACCGGCAAGATAACCGTAGGCCAGGGGGCATCCGAGCGCGGGACCGAGCACCCGCAGGGCGCGCCCGACCGCGCCCATGGAAAGGACGCAGGCCTGGGGCGCGGCGGCGGCGGCTTCCCGCGCGAAGCCCATCAGGGCGAGCACCTCGGCGCGGGTGGCGCAGCTGACGGCGAACTTCACTCCGGCCGGCCGCCAGGCCAGCATCTCCCGCAGCAGAGCGCTCAGGCGATCGGGCGCGGGGCAACCCGCGAAGTCATGGTGCGACAAGAGCAATCGGGCCC encodes:
- a CDS encoding type I 3-dehydroquinate dehydratase, with amino-acid sequence MAEFRADTFAGDSGIADPGRLADEFLSFRSERDRRGLAFGTLLTVRLQRDGGAWPDARSPHRAVIWEALGCAGTDPVPDWVDIEIEEYPRLPVALRDGLSASGARLLLSHHDFAGCPAPDRLSALLREMLAWRPAGVKFAVSCATRAEVLALMGFAREAAAAAPQACVLSMGAVGRALRVLGPALGCPLAYGYLAGQAVAPGQLSAAEIAQCLDRFSAELPGDLLSTGAEPRLLDWAEARLQGEPA